The Xiphophorus hellerii strain 12219 chromosome 22, Xiphophorus_hellerii-4.1, whole genome shotgun sequence genome has a window encoding:
- the sfr1 gene encoding swi5-dependent recombination DNA repair protein 1 homolog, which translates to MEITPKVAKLSCGSPSPCSVESSPSEFKEEKLHSGLSASLRERLKRTRRSFISPLSVAKRLCVDSEEEEDAPPAPAGSQETITVHTMDANRTEVKLGSERLPSLAPQPSHMSSGDLALQLRKEVKEKTETLRRLKMVKMYRSKNDLTQLQTLIDKWRSCAQAALYELQSEFPIDGRKADLSELIDLFGLDDSILCFDRPEGDFTT; encoded by the exons ATGGAGATCACACCGAAAGTAGCCAAACTATCATGTGGGTCTCCATCACCTTGTTCAGTCGAGTCAAGCCCCTCTGAGTTTAAAGAAGAGAAG CTTCATTCTGGGCTCAGTGCCTCCCTAAGGGAAAGGCTGAAGAGAACACGGCGCTCCTTCATCTCCCCCCTTTCTGTGGCCAAGCGCCTTTGTGTTGacagtgaggaggaggaagatgccCCACCTGCTCCAGCAGGCTCCCAGGAGACTATTACTGTCCACACTATGGACGCAAACAGGACTGAAGTGAAGCTGGGCAGTGAGAGGTTGCCCTCACTTGCTCCCCAACCATCACACATGTCCTCAGGAGATTTAGCTCTACAGCTGAGGAAGGAAGTAAAGGAGAAAACAGAGACACTGCGTCGACTCAAGATGGTGAAAATGTACAGAAGCAAG AATGATTTGACGCAGCTCCAAACGTTGATTGACAAGTGGCGCAGTTGTGCTCAGGCTGCTCTGTATGAGCTCCAGTCAGAGTTCCCTATAGACGGAAGGAAGGCCGACCTGTCCGAGCTCATTGACCTCTTTGGTCTGGATGATAGCATTCTGTGCTTTGACCGTCCAGAGGGAGACTTCACTACATAA